Proteins encoded in a region of the Sparus aurata chromosome 6, fSpaAur1.1, whole genome shotgun sequence genome:
- the LOC115583117 gene encoding interferon-induced GTP-binding protein Mx, which produces METKGGNWQRKRKDKETKPNLSAVSAVSTRLLPHQHLLLRTPDAELTSSPHNSSDSRQEVSSMNTLNQQYEERVRPCIDLIDSLRSLGVERDLAQALPAIAVIGDQSSGKSSVLEALSGVALPRGSGIVTRCPLELKMKRKKEGEEWYGKISYQDHEEELDDPAEVEKKIREAQDEMAGVGMGISDDLISLEIASPDVPDLTLIDLPGIARVAVKGQPENIGDQIKRLIQKFITRQETISLVVVPSNVDIATTEALKMAQEVDPDGERTLGILTKPDLVDKGTEETVVDIVHNEVIHLKKGYMIVKCRGQKEITEKVSLTEATEREKAFFEGHVHFHTLYNDGHATVPKLAEKLTLELVHHIEKSLPRLEEQIEEKLAQTRAELERYGNGPPSDAAERVVFFIDKVTAFTQDAISLTTGEELKCGDRLNIFSTLRREFRKWIVHLDRSGENFNEKIEKEVEEYEERYRGRELPGFINYKTFEFMVKEQIKQLEEPAVKRLKDIADAVRKVFIQLAQSSFAGLPNLVKTAKAKIEAIKQEKECTAESMLRTQFKMELLVYSQDRTYSSSLSDCKKEEDEEEEERKDKRNGPVHLKKAPLSISQWTIGNRMDNHATLKELMLHLKSYYKIASQRLADQIPLVIRYQMLQESAVQLQREMLQVLQDKENSELLLKEDFDIGSKRAALQSRLKRLTRARAYLAEF; this is translated from the exons ATGGAAACTAAAGGCGGCAACTggcaaagaaaaaggaaagacaagGAAACGAAACCTAACCTCAGTGCAGTATCCGCGGTGTCTACCCGGCTGCTGCCACACCAGCATCTGCTGCTGAGGACTCCGGACGCTGAACTCACCTCAAGTCCACACAACTCATCTGACAGCAGACAAGAAGTGAGCAGCATGAACACTCTGAACCAGCAGTATGAGGAGAGGGTTCGTCCCTGCATCGACCTCATCGACTCTCTCCGCTCTCTGGGTGTAGAGAGGGACTTGGCGCAGGCACTGCCTGCCATCGCCGTGATCGGAGACCAAAGCTCGGGGAAGAGCTCTGTGCTGGAGGCGCTGTCAGGGGTGGCTCTGCCGAGAGGGAGCG GCATTGTTACAAGATGTCCTCTAGAActgaagatgaagagaaagaaggagggagaggagtggTATGGAAAGATAAGCTACCAGGACCACGAGGAAGAGCTGGACGACCCCGCAGAAGTGGAGAAAAAGATTCGAGAAG ctcagGATGAAATGGCCGGGGTCGGGATGGGGATCAGTGATGACCTCATCAGTCTGGAGATCGCCTCTCCTGATGTTCCGGACCTGACGCTCATTGACCTGCCCGGCATCGCCAGGGTGGCTGTAAAGGGACAACCAGAGAACATCGGAGATCAG ATAAAGAGGCTGATCCAGAAGTTCATCACAAGACAAGAAACTATCAGCTTGGTGGTTGTTCCAAGCAACGTGGACATAGCAACCACGGAGGCTCTGAAGATGGCACAGGAAGTGGATCCTGATGGAGAGAGGACTTTGG gtATCTTGACCAAGCCTGATCTGGTGGACAAAGGCACAGAGGAGACGGTGGTTGACATCGTCCACAATGAGGTCATCCACCTGAAGAAGGGCTACATGATCGTCAAGTGCCGGGGTCAGAAGGAGATCACAGAGAAGGTGTCTCTCACTGAGGCAACGGAAAGAGAGAAAGCCTTCTTCGAAGGTCATGTGCATTTCCA CACTCTGTACAATGACGGCCATGCCACTGTTCCTAAACTGGCTGAGAAACTCACACTTGAGCTGGTGCATCACATTGAG AAATCTCTGCCCCGACTGGAAGAGCAGATTGAGGAGAAACTAGCACAAACTCGTGCAGAGCTCGAGAGATACGGCAATGGACCTCCATCTGATGCAGCTGAGAGAGTCGTCTTCTTCATTGAC AAAGTGACAGCTTTCACTCAGGATGCCATCAGTCTGACCACAGGAGAAGAACTCAAGTGTGGAGACAGACTTAACATCTTTTCTACACTCAGAAGGGAGTTCAGGAAGTGGATTGTCCATCTGGACCGCTCGGGAGAAAACT TTAACGAAAAGATTGAGAAAGAGGTGGAGGAGTATGAAGAGAGGTATCGTGGAAGAGAACTGCCAGGCTTCATCAACTACAAGACCTTTGAGTTTATGGTCAAGGAGCAGATAAAACAGCTGGAAGAGCCAGCTGTCAAGAGACTCAAAGACATAGCAG atgCTGTGAGGAAGGTGTTCATACAGCTGGCCCAGAGCAGCTTTGCTGGACTTCCTAACCTTGTGAAAACAGCCAAG GCAAAGATCGAAGCCATAAAGCAAGAAAAGGAATGTACTGCTGAATCTATGCTGAGAACCCAGTTCAAGATGGAGCTGCTTGTGTACTCTCAGGACAGGACCTACAGCAGCAGCTTGAGTGACTGCAAgaaagaggaggacgaggaggaggaggagaggaaagacaaaCGCAATGGCCCCGTACATCTTAAAAAGGCACCATTGTCAATTAGTCAGTGGACTATTGGGAACCGCATGGATAATCATGCAACACTGAAGGAGTTGATGCTGCACCTGAAATCGTATTACAAA ATTGCAAGCCAGCGTCTGGCTGATCAGATACCGCTGGTGATCCGCTACCAGATGTTGCAGGAGTCTGCTGTACAGCTGCAGAGGGAGATGCTGCAGGTGCTTCAGGACAAGGAGAattcagagctgctgctgaaggaggaTTTTGATATCGGCAGCAAGAGGGCTGCTTTGCAAAGTCGCCTCAAACGCCTCACGCGGGCCCGTGCGTACCTGGCTGAGTTCTAG
- the LOC115583119 gene encoding interferon-induced GTP-binding protein Mx — protein MNTLNQQYEERVRPCIDLIDSLRSLGVERDLALPAIAVIGDQSSGKSSVLEALSGVALPRGSGIVTRCPLELKMKRKKEGEEWYGKISYQDHEEELDDPAEVEKKIREAQDEMAGVGVGISDDLISLEIASPDVPDLTLIDLPGIARVAVKGQPENIGDQIKRLIQKFITRQETISLVVVPSNVDIATTEALKMAQEVDPDGERTLGILTKPDLVDKGTEETVVDIVHNEVIHLKKGYMIVKCRGQKEITEKVSLTEATERENAFFKDHVYFHTLYNDGHATVPKLAEKLTLELVHHIEKSLPRLEGQIEEKLAQTRAELERYGNGPPSDAAARVVFLIDKVTAFTQDAISLTTGEELKCGDTLNIFSTLRSDFGKWIAHLDRSGEKFNERIEKEVEEYEERYRGRELPGFINYKTFEFMVKEQIKQLEEPAVKRLKDIADAVRKVFIQLAQSSFAGLPNLVKTAKAKIEAIKQEKESTAESMLRTQFKMELLVYSQDRTYSSSLSDCKREEDEEEEEEKKEIGNGIFFNMDNHATLKELMLHLKSYYKIASQRLADQIPLVIRYQMLQESAVQLQREMLQVLQDKENSELLLKEDFDIGTQRAALQSRLKRLTRARAYLAEF, from the exons ATGAACACTCTGAACCAGCAGTATGAGGAGAGGGTTCGTCCCTGCATCGACCTCATCGACTCTCTCCGCTCTCTGGGTGTAGAGAGGGACTTGGCGCTGCCTGCCATCGCCGTGATCGGAGACCAAAGCTCGGGGAAGAGCTCTGTGCTGGAGGCGCTGTCAGGGGTGGCTCTGCCGAGAGGGAGCG GCATTGTTACAAGATGTCCTCTGGAActgaagatgaagagaaagaaggagggagaggagtggTATGGAAAGATAAGCTACCAGGACCACGAGGAAGAGCTGGACGACCCCGCAGAAGTGGAGAAAAAGATTCGAGAAG ctcaaGATGAAATGGCCGGGGTCGGGGTGGGGATCAGTGATGACCTCATCAGTCTGGAGATCGCCTCTCCTGATGTTCCGGACCTGACGCTCATTGACCTGCCCGGCATCGCCAGGGTGGCTGTAAAGGGACAACCAGAGAACATCGGAGATCAG ATAAAGAGGCTGATCCAGAAGTTCATCACAAGACAAGAAACTATCAGCTTGGTGGTTGTTCCAAGCAACGTGGACATAGCAACCACGGAGGCTCTGAAGATGGCACAGGAAGTGGATCCTGATGGAGAGAGGACTTTGG GTATCTTGACCAAGCCTGATCTGGTGGACAAAGGCACAGAAGAGACGGTGGTTGACATCGTCCACAATGAGGTCATCCACCTGAAGAAGGGCTACATGATCGTCAAGTGCCGGGGTCAGAAGGAGATCACAGAGAAGGTGTCTCTCACTGaggcaacagaaagagagaacgCCTTCTTCAAAGATCATGTTTATTTCCA CACTCTGTACAATGACGGCCATGCCACTGTTCCTAAACTGGCTGAGAAACTCACACTTGAGCTTGTGCATCACATTGAG AAATCTCTGCCTCGACTGGAAGGGCAGATTGAGGAGAAACTAGCACAGACTCGTGCAGAGCTCGAGAGATATGGCAATGGACCCCCATCTGATGCAGCTGCGAGAGTTGTCTTCCTTATTGAT AAAGTGACAGCTTTCACTCAGGATGCCATCAGTCTGACCACAGGAGAAGAACTCAAGTGTGGAGACACACTTAACATCTTTTCTACACTCCGAAGCGACTTTGGGAAGTGGATTGCCCATCTGGACCGCTCGGGAGAAAAAT TTAATGAGAGGATTGAGAAAGAGGTGGAGGAGTATGAAGAGAGGTATCGTGGAAGAGAACTGCCAGGCTTCATCAACTACAAGACCTTTGAGTTTATGGTCAAGGAGCAGATCAAACAGCTGGAAGAGCCAGCTGTCAAGAGACTCAAAGACATAGCAG atgCTGTGAGGAAGGTGTTCATACAGCTGGCCCAGAGCAGCTTTGCTGGGCTTCCTAACCTTGTGAAAACAGCCAAG GCAAAGATTGAAGCCATAAAGCAAGAAAAGGAGTCTACTGCTGAATCTATGCTGAGAACCCAGTTCAAGATGGAGCTGCTTGTGTACTCTCAGGACAGGACCTACAGCAGCAGCTTGAGTGACTgcaagagagaggaggacgaggaggaggaggaggagaagaaagagataGGGAATGGTATTTTCTTCAACATGGATAATCATGCAACACTGAAGGAGTTGATGCTGCACCTGAAATCGTATTACAAA ATTGCGAGCCAGCGTCTGGCTGATCAGATACCGCTGGTGATCCGCTACCAGATGTTGCAGGAGTCTGCTGTCCAGCTGCAGAGGGAGATGCTGCAGGTGCTTCAGGACAAGGAGAattcagagctgctgctgaaggaggaTTTTGATATCGGCACCCAGAGGGCTGCTTTGCAAAGTCGCCTCAAACGCCTCACGCGGGCCCGTGCGTACCTGGCTGAGTTCTAG